One stretch of Punica granatum isolate Tunisia-2019 chromosome 5, ASM765513v2, whole genome shotgun sequence DNA includes these proteins:
- the LOC116206625 gene encoding mitogen-activated protein kinase kinase kinase 17, with protein sequence MEWIRGEEIGRGGFAWINLAIPNKNLAGLPPLIAVKSCDLSHSATLGNELEVLQSLGECPHVIRCFGAGQTIEGGSELFNLLLEYAPGGSLANEMRKRGGKLTEPEVRRHARSVLEALRHIHSHGIVHGDIKVQNILVFPPVDRCGCPEVKVADFGLAREAGCTIRPHKGEDEDEDEDEDKDGEEHRGFEWRGTPLYMSPEAVNDNEYEAPSDVWALGCAVVEMATGRPAWSHPDGANVYSLMIRIGLGDETPIIPHDLSEEGKDFLRKCFVRDPTKRWTAEMLLNHPFVACKKDCQFVSPPHSPSPRTHFDFTDWNSSIQSSTISTQSSLVTSPREFWQGKSEFGSFNNYDHHGSDSPIERIHNLACDTRPDFEDSESLWITVR encoded by the coding sequence ATGGAGTGGATCCGAGGCGAGGAGATCGGCCGTGGAGGCTTCGCTTGGATCAATCTCGCGATACCCAATAAGAATCTTGCCGGCCTTCCGCCACTGATCGCTGTCAAGTCCTGTGATCTCTCCCACTCGGCGACTCTAGGGAACGAACTTGAGGTGCTGCAGAGTCTCGGAGAGTGCCCGCACGTGATCCGGTGTTTCGGCGCTGGTCAGACAATCGAGGGTGGATCGGAGCTCTTCAACTTGCTGCTCGAGTACGCCCCCGGGGGCAGCCTAGCCAATGAGATGAGGAAACGCGGGGGGAAGCTGACAGAGCCGGAGGTCCGCCGCCACGCTCGATCAGTCCTGGAGGCCCTGAGGCATATTCACTCTCACGGGATCGTTCACGGCGATATAAAGGTCCAGAACATTCTCGTTTTCCCGCCAGTTGACCGCTGCGGGTGTCCGGAGGTCAAGGTCGCCGACTTCGGGCTCGCAAGGGAAGCAGGGTGCACAATAAGGCCGCACAAGGGCGAAGATGAAGACGAAGACGAAGACGAAGACAAGGATGGAGAAGAGCACAGAGGCTTCGAGTGGAGGGGGACGCCGCTCTACATGTCCCCCGAAGCGGTGAACGACAATGAGTACGAGGCTCCATCGGACGTGTGGGCCCTCGGGTGTGCAGTCGTCGAGATGGCCACGGGACGGCCCGCTTGGTCCCACCCAGATGGCGCGAACGTGTACAGCCTGATGATCCGGATCGGGCTGGGGGACGAGACACCGATCATCCCTCATGATCTTTCGGAAGAAGGCAAGGATTTCTTACGCAAGTGCTTCGTGAGGGACCCGACGAAGAGGTGGACGGCCGAGATGCTCCTGAACCACCCCTTCGTTGCCTGCAAGAAAGACTGTCAGTTCGTTTCGCCGCCTCACTCTCCGTCTCCGAGGACTCACTTCGATTTCACGGATTGGAATTCTTCGATACAGTCATCGACAATTTCAACACAATCAAGTCTAGTCACCTCTCCGCGGGAATTTTGGCAAGGAAAGAGCGAATTCGGGTCCTTCAATAATTACGATCATCACGGTTCCGATTCTCCGATCGAGAGGATTCACAATTTGGCATGCGACACGAGGCCTGATTTCGAAGACTCAGAGAGCCTCTGGATTACTGTGAGATAA
- the LOC116209496 gene encoding subtilisin-like protease SBT1.9, giving the protein MDASSMFAVSLCTLCLVIISPTFASSTGRQPRTSYIIHMNVQSMPKVFSDHHNWYLNTLSSVSENRGEIPSHKLIYTYSSSLHGFSATLSPAELDALKESLGFVSCTVDRPLELHTTHTPEFLGLGPALGAWPASRYGEDVIIGFVDTGVWPDSLSFHDEGIGSIPLRWRGACESGMGFKPSSCNRKLIGARFFNKGLLANRPNGTLSMSSGLDTAGHGTHTSSTAAGNFVKGVSYFGYASGTAKGVAPHARIAMYKAVWTHGVYSSDVIAAIDRAIEDGVDVLSLSLGFSSGGSFLGDDPIAVATFAAMEKGLFVAASAGNDGPLHWSLMNGAPWIMTVGAGTIDREFYGMLTLGSGATITFPSLYPGKPFLGPLDIVFMGACDDVPKLESVRGKMIVCKDKLGINAQVEKAMTARVTAAVFITEVSVSEFYTRSSFPAAFVGLRDGQILMDYIQRSSIPKGRLVFQKTRIGTRPAPRVEIYSSRGPFVSCPNILKPDLIAPGTQVLASWAPQTPVGEVKSGSLYSTFNLVTGTSMAAPHVAGAAALVKSVHPDWSPAAIRSALMTTAYLLDNTRTPIKDIANYNLPASPLDIGSGHINLSRALDPGLIYDENPQGYISFLCGMNYRPKQLLAITRSVSHCIKRSLDLNYPSFIAFTDREGSHSGGNFVKEFWRTVTNVGNDRSAYAAKVIGLEGIRVRVEPDRLMFKQKNEKLRYKLTLEGPRLSAEEVVHGSLIWVEDSGRYSASSPIVVTSLVQESPFIRSKSDRQV; this is encoded by the coding sequence ATGGATGCTTCATCCATGTTTGCTGTCTCTCTCTGCACGCTCTGCCTTGTTATAATCTCGCCGACATTTGCTTCTTCTACAGGACGACAACCTCGGACTTCCTACATCATTCACATGAATGTTCAGTCGATGCCCAAGGTGTTCTCTGATCACCATAACTGGTACTTGAACACTCTCTCCTCTGTCTCAGAAAACAGAGGAGAAATTCCCTCCCACAAGCTCATCTATACCTACTCAAGTTCCCTCCATGGCTTCAGTGCAACCCTTTCCCCGGCCGAGCTCGATGCGCTCAAGGAATCCCTGGGATTCGTTTCTTGCACGGTCGATCGCCCCCTGGAGCTCCATACCACCCACACTCCTGAGTTCCTGGGCCTTGGACCGGCCTTGGGGGCATGGCCTGCTTCCAGGTATGGCGAAGATGTCATTATCGGGTTCGTGGACACGGGAGTATGGCCCGATAGTCTGAGCTTCCATGATGAAGGAATAGGTTCGATCCCGCTAAGATGGAGAGGGGCGTGTGAGTCCGGTATGGGATTCAAACCTTCCTCTTGCAACCGGAAGCTCATCGGGGCTCGGTTTTTTAACAAGGGTCTATTAGCTAACCGACCCAATGGGACCCTCTCGATGAGCTCTGGCCTTGACACGGCGGGACACGGCACACATACCTCGTCCACTGCCGCCGGGAACTTTGTCAAAGGCGTGTCTTATTTTGGTTACGCCAGTGGCACGGCCAAAGGGGTGGCCCCACATGCTCGAATAGCCATGTACAAGGCCGTCTGGACTCACGGGGTTTACTCTTCCGACGTGATTGCTGCGATAGACCGGGCGATTGAGGACGGTGTCGATGTGCTGTCCCTGTCATTGGGGTTTAGTTCGGGAGGCTCTTTCCTGGGAGATGACCCAATTGCAGTAGCCACATTTGCTGCCATGGAGAAGGGGCTCTTCGTGGCGGCATCGGCTGGTAATGATGGACCGCTGCATTGGTCCTTAATGAATGGCGCTCCATGGATTATGACAGTAGGGGCTGGCACTATCGACCGAGAATTTTACGGAATGTTAACCTTAGGGAGTGGAGCCACCATCACCTTCCCATCGTTGTATCCGGGAAAACCTTTCCTGGGTCCACTGGACATCGTGTTTATGGGAGCGTGTGATGATGTGCCTAAGTTAGAGAGCGTTCGAGGCAAGATGATAGTTTGCAAAGACAAGCTAGGGATCAACGCACAAGTCGAGAAGGCCATGACCGCAAGAGTTACCGCAGCTGTTTTCATCACCGAGGTATCGGTATCAGAATTTTACACCCGGAGCTCATTTCCGGCTGCTTTTGTAGGGCTCCGGGATGGACAAATCCTAATGGACTACATCCAACGAAGTAGTATTCCTAAAGGAAGGCTAGTGTTTCAGAAGACAAGGATCGGAACGAGGCCAGCTCCAAGAGTGGAGATATATAGCTCCCGAGGCCCGTTCGTGAGCTGCCCGAATATCCTAAAACCCGACCTTATCGCCCCCGGCACACAAGTTTTGGCATCATGGGCACCGCAGACTCCCGTAGGAGAGGTAAAGTCGGGTAGTTTATATAGCACTTTCAACCTTGTCACAGGCACCTCGATGGCCGCTCCCCATGTGGCTGGTGCAGCAGCCCTGGTAAAGTCCGTGCACCCGGACTGGAGCCCTGCGGCAATCCGGTCAGCCCTCATGACCACGGCCTACTTACTCGACAACACACGGACACCCATCAAAGATATCGCAAACTACAACCTCCCTGCGAGCCCTCTCGATATCGGATCGGGCCACATCAATCTCAGCAGGGCGCTCGACCCCGGTCTTATATACGACGAGAACCCACAGGGATACATATCCTTCCTTTGTGGGATGAACTACAGACCGAAGCAGCTGCTAGCCATCACGAGGTCGGTCTCTCACTGCATAAAACGATCCTTGGACCTGAACTACCCATCGTTCATCGCATTCACGGACAGGGAAGGATCGCATTCAGGTGGCAACTTCGTGAAGGAATTTTGGAGGACGGTGACGAATGTGGGGAATGACAGATCAGCCTATGCAGCCAAGGTGATTGGCTTGGAAGGGATAAGGGTCCGAGTGGAGCCAGACAGGCTAATGTTTAAGCAAAAGAATGAGAAGTTGCGGTACAAGCTAACGTTAGAGGGTCCAAGGTTGTCGGCAGAAGAAGTGGTTCATGGGTCTTTGATTTGGGTGGAGGATAGTGGCAGATACAGTGCGAGCAGTCCCATTGTGGTCACAAGCCTCGTGCAAGAATCTCCCTTCATTAGGTCAAAAAGCGATAGGCAAGTGTAG